A segment of the Pan paniscus chromosome 9, NHGRI_mPanPan1-v2.0_pri, whole genome shotgun sequence genome:
GCAGTAAAGAATATAAATCTTAAGCACTTAAACCCTCAAATATAAGGCTTCCTGATCATCACCAAAGAAGCAGGTAAGCCACGGACCTTTATCCTCCCTTCTCTCATGAGGTACTCGTTTCCCCAAGCAGATTACACTTCCAACAGCACTCGAATCAATGCAAGAATCCCGCAGGGTAAAGTAACCCACAGTTTGTGATTCTATGCAGTCGGTGAGCAACATCTTAGCAAACCTGAAAAGGGGAAGTGTTTGCTTCCCCAGGGGTAAATTATGCTTAAGAGCGGTAAACATAATCTATTATTTCCAGCTAAAACAGAATGGAAGAGACCACCCAGCAAGTTCTATAGTCTTGTGTTCTTGCCTGTTTTGAGCTAGACCCCACTCGGCGCTACTACCCAGGCCCAGAGCAGTTCACCTTGAAACTCTGTGTTGTCAAGGCCCCTGATGGCCtccactgcatcctctgcccgCTCCATGTGTACGAAGGCATAATCTTTCACGATGTCACATTCGATGACCGGACCATACTCCTCAAACTTGGCCCGAAGCTCTTGGTTGGTACAAGTGGGGCTGATGTTACCCACGTGTAACTTGGTTGAAGCTTTGCTCTTATTCTTGCTGGCTTCCACGTTGATGTTCACCCCATGAAGCTTGTAATGGTGCAGGTTGCGTATGGCATCCTCAGCTGCCGTCTTGTCTTCTATGTGCACAAAGCCGTAATTCTTAATTATGTCACATTCCAGCACCTTCCCATACTGTTCGAAAAGAGAGCGAATCTCCTGCTCTGTGGCCTCCCGGGGAAGGTTTCCGATGAACAGCTTCACCATCCTGACAAGAGCCTGGGAGAGAAACACAAGACTTCAAAAGTCAGGGGTGTGGTGGGAAATTTCGGTGCACTGCAGCATTTTCGTCTAATCCTCCAAAGTTCTTGCACCTTCAAGACCCTCGTACAGACATTCATTATTCTTCCTCAATAGAAGAAGGGCGGTTTGTTCTCGAGAAGTGCGAGCTATGCGTGACATGCAAACAGGAGGTCGAGGGTCAGCATGAATAGCCCAGTCTATCATCTCCGTGAAGTGGAGCGCAATGAAATACCAGAATTAGCTGCTTCATGTCTTAAAATGAGGAAAGGGAAAAGCCCAAGCAAAGGCAAGGGGCATCA
Coding sequences within it:
- the RBM4B gene encoding RNA-binding protein 4B isoform X2, giving the protein MVKLFIGNLPREATEQEIRSLFEQYGKVLECDIIKNYGFVHIEDKTAAEDAIRNLHHYKLHGVNINVEASKNKSKASTKLHVGNISPTCTNQELRAKFEEYGPVIECDIVKDYAFVHMERAEDAVEAIRGLDNTEFQGRIIAD